The Thermoanaerobaculia bacterium genomic interval CTGGCGCGCGAGGAACACCGTCTTCGAGGAAGTCGGCGGCACGTATCCGATGGACCTCGCGGTCAGCGGCGGCCCGCGTCCCGAGCACGTCGAGGCGGCGGTGGTGACCGCCGGCCTCCTGCCGCTCCTCGGCGCTCGCCCCGAGGCCGGCCGGCTCTTCACGCCCGAGGACGACCGCGCCGGCGCGCGCACGATCGTTCTCTCCGACGTGTTCTGGCGCAGCGTCCTCGGCGCGCGCACAGACGCCGTCGGGTCGACGATCCGATTGAACGGCCGGACGTTCACGATCGTCGGCATCCTCGCTCCCGGTTTCCGGCTTCCGATCGGAGGGCCGGCGGCGCAGCTCTGGGTCTCCACGGCGTTCGCTCACGAGTCGTCCGACGGGAGCCGCCCGGTCGCGGAGGTGCGCGGCGCGCACTTCATCGACGTCTTCGCGAAGCTCAGGAAAGGCGTGACGATCGCCCGCGCGCAGTCGGAGATGGACGCGATCGCCGCACGGCTCGCGAAGGAGTATCCCGAAACGAACGCGAACATGGGCGCCCGCGTCGTCCCCGCGGCGGAGCCGCTCGTCCGCCGGGCGCGGCCCGCCCTGACGATGCTCCTCGCCGCGGTCGGCCTCGTCCTCCTCATCGCCTGCGCGAACGCGGCGAACCTCGTGCTCGCGCGCTCCACGACGCGACGCGCCGAGCTCGCCGTCCGCGCGGCGATCGGCGCGAGCCGGGGGCGCATCGTCGGCCAGCTCCTGACCGAAAGCGTCGTCCTCTCCGTGGCCGGAGGCGCGGCCGGGGTGCTGCTCGCCGCCTGGGGCGTGCCGGCGCTCGTCGCAGCGTCGG includes:
- a CDS encoding ABC transporter permease — protein: MNLVQDLRYALRSFRRSSGFAAVAIATLALGIGANTAIFSVVRGVLLKPLPYPGADRLVALRTFSSGEREMGAVSFPDMTDWRARNTVFEEVGGTYPMDLAVSGGPRPEHVEAAVVTAGLLPLLGARPEAGRLFTPEDDRAGARTIVLSDVFWRSVLGARTDAVGSTIRLNGRTFTIVGILAPGFRLPIGGPAAQLWVSTAFAHESSDGSRPVAEVRGAHFIDVFAKLRKGVTIARAQSEMDAIAARLAKEYPETNANMGARVVPAAEPLVRRARPALTMLLAAVGLVLLIACANAANLVLARSTTRRAELAVRAAIGASRGRIVGQLLTESVVLSVAGGAAGVLLAAWGVPALVAASGGRVPRAAEVTLDGGVLFFALALSLATGLLFGLAPALASARPNLADALRERGAT